The following are encoded together in the Echinicola jeungdonensis genome:
- the truB gene encoding tRNA pseudouridine(55) synthase TruB — MDQKPYGEVFLINKPYRWTSFDVVKKIRNTLKIKKVGHAGTLDPLATGLLIICAGKKTKSINDYMGMEKEYTGTFVLGKTTASFDLEQEIENVADPSHLTLEEVKKASQKLTGDILQIPPAHSAIKKDGKRVYESARKGKEVKLDPRPVKISLFEITRFELPEIDFRIICSKGTYIRSIARDIGEILKVGAYMSALTRTRIGNFKLDDANEVMELVDKIKSEKTQDQ, encoded by the coding sequence ATGGACCAAAAACCCTACGGAGAAGTATTTCTAATCAACAAACCTTACCGGTGGACTTCTTTTGATGTAGTCAAAAAAATCCGGAATACCCTTAAAATAAAAAAAGTAGGCCATGCCGGGACATTGGATCCCCTTGCCACTGGTTTATTAATCATTTGTGCAGGAAAGAAAACCAAAAGCATCAATGATTATATGGGCATGGAAAAGGAATATACCGGCACCTTTGTTTTGGGCAAAACTACCGCATCTTTTGACCTGGAACAAGAAATTGAAAATGTTGCAGATCCCTCCCATCTTACCCTGGAAGAAGTTAAAAAAGCTTCACAAAAACTTACCGGGGATATATTACAAATCCCCCCGGCCCACTCTGCCATCAAAAAAGACGGAAAAAGGGTTTATGAATCCGCTAGAAAGGGAAAAGAGGTTAAATTGGATCCACGTCCAGTAAAAATTTCTTTATTTGAGATCACCCGTTTTGAACTTCCGGAAATAGATTTTAGAATTATTTGTTCCAAAGGAACTTATATTAGAAGTATCGCAAGGGATATAGGTGAAATCTTAAAAGTTGGGGCATATATGTCCGCACTCACCAGAACAAGGATAGGAAATTTTAAATTGGATGATGCCAATGAGGTGATGGAATTAGTTGACAAAATAAAATCCGAAAAAACCCAGGATCAATGA
- a CDS encoding undecaprenyl-diphosphate phosphatase gives MTIFEAIILGIIQGLTEFLPVSSSGHIELGTFLLGVSAADNLLFTVVVHAATALSTVFVFRKDIAAIIKDLFKFEWNEGTKFTSKILLSMVPIGIVGVFFEKEVEAFFGGKIIFVGAMLWVTACLLTFSHYVHKKEGEVSFSKALIIGLAQTIAILPGISRSGSTIATALLIGVEKDKATRFSFLMVLLPILGASALKMKKFIEAPAIAESISGAVLAFGFLAAFLAGLAACIWMINIVRKGKLIYFAVYCAIVGSIAILGGLYI, from the coding sequence ATGACCATTTTCGAAGCTATTATCCTTGGCATTATCCAAGGATTGACTGAGTTCCTTCCGGTTTCCAGTAGTGGCCATATTGAGCTGGGAACTTTCTTACTGGGAGTATCCGCTGCAGACAATTTATTATTTACCGTTGTGGTTCATGCTGCGACGGCATTGAGTACGGTATTTGTTTTTAGAAAGGACATTGCGGCAATAATCAAAGATTTGTTCAAGTTTGAATGGAATGAGGGCACCAAGTTCACCTCCAAAATCCTCCTTTCAATGGTTCCAATTGGCATTGTTGGAGTTTTTTTTGAAAAAGAAGTGGAAGCATTCTTTGGTGGGAAAATCATTTTTGTGGGAGCTATGTTATGGGTTACAGCCTGCCTATTGACATTTTCCCATTATGTCCATAAAAAAGAAGGTGAAGTCTCCTTTTCCAAAGCTTTAATAATTGGTCTTGCTCAGACCATTGCCATTTTACCTGGAATCAGCCGGTCAGGATCAACCATAGCCACAGCCCTTTTGATTGGAGTGGAAAAGGATAAAGCCACCAGGTTTTCTTTTTTAATGGTCCTGTTACCTATCCTGGGAGCTTCCGCCCTGAAAATGAAAAAATTTATAGAAGCTCCTGCTATTGCAGAAAGTATTTCAGGGGCCGTTTTGGCATTTGGATTCCTGGCTGCATTTTTGGCAGGTTTGGCTGCTTGTATTTGGATGATTAATATTGTAAGGAAAGGAAAGCTAATTTATTTTGCAGTTTATTGCGCTATAGTTGGCAGCATTGCCATTTTAGGTGGATTATATATATAA